In Harmonia axyridis chromosome 6, icHarAxyr1.1, whole genome shotgun sequence, a single window of DNA contains:
- the LOC123683419 gene encoding GPI inositol-deacylase: MVASINGYIILCLILSTAYFIGLLSFFADNEKDKCDMTYMFELPQYVRISNNYDKKFPKYGLYYYDEGPPHASTPKFWGIPVLFIPGNAGSHKQVRSLASVALRKYVNKRLPYHFDYFTIDMNEELSGLSGVFLNDQLAYANHSLHFILKLYKNQRYLPKSVVLIGHSMGGVIARKLAQMPFSPIEIVITLASPHKRSPLILDEHISSFYEHVAEPIRPDITFVNLAGGFSDLLVPTTLTDSKDNASLYAVTTHIPLSWAPADHKQILWCKQTVLSLTRSLFDSVDPKKRQISECSEYRKRIFEHHLLQHSGTKARLRERYSNRVDLEADAEWIEQLPRQYSVRLLRGSKKLKWYMIRIVDDPRHEMLTLVGLNLETVDWVYACRANIPKKTYKICDNGIHLTYLSTIDPSARYKRRSLTINLHDIRKNYSDELTHIVFKVAPTQEPVVFHVDVHNSKDRRIVFDLPNWFDFWRKSVIKETTENAIRYEILLPDFNHVIQSFYFYLKPIKCSKEAHHATATLIVPGRNENNHKHFTDVIKDPFHLRLHNSIHNSTGKAPFLRLTLDPTCRYEVSIQRSLIGTLNQLARFYSPLLIVNIATAILLILRTQLQGLAKKKGCTSFFEALKTGTKPYYILGVARVGAFAVHSSAISKIFPWNRGYDFREEGTDFFLLPYSMYLISIGIIWLFASVITVWITFCESTIHKIFLKFLTKTVPFTIIWSEYMISALQKIPYLVSMGLIYISFTTCGGLALALGTIFYFLKLTQMSQDFIEETVFSLIKSFILKYRIKGKPKSKERSKGEETEEKPSASGDHCSNRDVIVVEEKASESQENNRKQSSAVISEEAEPGQINEQNQKTETIGNIEDNKSNTNGLKFSPPSTISFHGVMFLIWVLTTIINIPSILTWARNYEFNSSLDPDPSFVPGFLLSLCTLALWQFEMPNTKKIGYKQISFLINNLALIGLIYAPIYIYRLNYFLSAAVIIVVAHQIFAPDSSDEVRESGDEDHTKYDQIKTKLE, translated from the exons ATGGTTGCATCAATAAATGgttatattattttatgtttgaTTTTGTCAACTGCTTATTTTATTGGTTTACTTTCCTTCTTCGCCGATAATGAAAAGGACAAATGTGACATGACATATATGTTCGAACTTCCACAATATGTG AGAATTTCGAACAATTACGACAAGAAATTTCCCAAGTATGGTTTATATTATTATGACGAGGGCCCACCACATGCAAGTACCCCAAAATTTTGGGGTATACCAGTACTTTTCATTCCAGGAAATGCAGGATCACATAAACAAG ttagATCTTTAGCAAGTGTAGCCCTACGGAAATATGTGAACAAAAGGTTACCATATCATTTTGACTACTTTACAATTGACATGAATGAAGAACTATCTGGACTGAGTGGTGTATTTCTAAATGATCAATTAGCATATGCAAACCACTCTTTACATTTCATATTAAAACTGTACAAAAATCAAAGATATCTACCAAAATCTGTAGTTCTTATTGGACACTCAATG GGAGGAGTGATAGCTAGAAAACTTGCTCAAATGCCATTTAGTCCTATTGAGATTGTGATAACCCTAGCATCTCCTCATAAAAGATCACCTTTAATTCTAGATGAACATATAAGTTCTTTCTATGAACATGTTGCTGAGCCCATCAGACCTGATATCACTTTTGTCAATTTAGCTGGGGGCTTTAGTGATTTGCTGGTTCCCACTACATTAACAGATTCCAAAGATAACGCCAGTCTATATGCTGTT ACAACACATATTCCATTATCTTGGGCACCAGCAGATCATAAGCAAATCTTATGGTGTAAGCAGACTGTGCTTTCCCTTACAAGGAGTCTTTTTGATAGTGTAGATCCAAAAAAGAGACAGATATCCGAGTGTAGTGAATATCGAAAGAGAATATTTGAACATCATCTTCTCCAA CATAGTGGGACCAAAGCTAGATTGAGAGAAAGATATTCTAATAGAGTTGATCTCGAAGCTGATGCTGAGTGGATTGAACAACTGCCGAGACAATATAGTGTGAGATTATTGAGGGGGTCTAAAAAGTTGAAGTGGTATATGATCAGGATAGTTGATGATCCAAGACATGAAATGTTGACTTTGGTTGGTTTGAATTTGGAGACAGTTGACTGGGTATATGCTTGTAGAGCAAATATTCCAAAGAAAACATATAAAATATG TGATAATGGTATACATTTAACCTATCTATCAACTATAGACCCATCTGCAAGATATAAAAGGAGATCACTAACTATCAATTTACAtgatatcagaaaaaattattcagatgAACTTACACATATCGTTTTCAAAGTTGCCCCTACTCAAGAACCT GTGGTATTTCATGTGGACGTCCACAATTCTAAGGATAGAAGGATCGTGTTCGATCTTCCCAATTGGTttgatttttggagaaaaagtgTGATTAAAGAAACTACCGAAAATGCTATACGATATGAAATTCTCTTGCCTGACTTTAATCATGTGATACAATCGTTTTATTTTTATCTAAAACCAATTAAGTGCTCAAAAGAAGCTCACCATGCTACTGCTACCCTTATAGTTCCCGGGCGGAATGAAAACAATCATAAGCATTTCAC GGATGTGATCAAAGATCCTTTTCATCTTCGACTCCATAATTCAATACATAATTCTACTGGTAAAGCACCATTTTTGAGGTTGACTCTTGACCCTACCTGTAGATATGAAGTCAG TATTCAAAGATCTTTGATAGGTACTCTGAATCAACTGGCTCGTTTCTACTCTCCACTTCTTATTGTCAACATAGCAACTGCTATTCTACTTATTCTGAGGACTCAATTGCAGGGTCTGGCTAAAAAAAAAGGCTGTACTTCATTTTTTGAAGCTTTGAAGACTGGAACTAAGCCATATTATATACTGGGAGTAGCTAGAGTTGGTGCTTTTGCTGTACA TTCATCTGCAATATCTAAAATTTTTCCATGGAATAGAGGTTACGATTTTAGAGAAGAGGGtacagatttttttctcttaccGTACAGTATGTACTTAATTAGTATTGGAATAATATGGTTGTTTGCCTCTGTTATTACTGTTTGGATAACATTTTGCGAGTCAACAATTCATAAAATCTTCCTCAA ATTTTTGACGAAAACTGTGCCATTCACCATTATTTGGTCTGAATACATGATATCAGCTCTTCAAAAAATACCTTACTTGGTCTCCATGGGTTTAATTTATATTAGTTTCACAACTTGTGGGGGCTTAGCTTTAGCTCTGGGtacaatcttttattttctgaag ttGACACAAATGTCTCAAGATTTTATCGAGGAGACTGTTTTTTCACTCATAAAAAGCTTCATTCTCAAGTATAGGATTAAAGGGAAACCTAAATCGAAAGAAAGAAGTAAAGGAGAGGAAACAGAAGAGAAACCGAGTGCAAGTGGGGATCATTGCTCAAATAGAGATG TTATAGTTGTGGAGGAAAAAGCTTCTGAATCACAGgaaaataatagaaaacaatCTAGTGCAGTTATTAGTGAAGAAGCAGAACCAGGAcaaataaatgaacaaaatcAAAAGACTGAAACTATTGGTAATATAGAAGATAATAAGTCAAATACAAATGGACTGAAATTCTCACCCCCAAGTACAATATCTTTCCATGGCGTTATGTTCTTGATTTGGGTGTTGACTACCATTATAAACATCCCTTCAATTCTCACATGGGCCAGAAACTATGA attcaattcTTCACTTGACCCTGATCCTTCATTTGTACCAGGTTTTTTGTTGAGTTTATGTACATTAGCTTTGTGGCAGTTTGAGATGCCCAATACCAAAAA aattgggTATAAACAAATTAGCTTTCTCATCAATAATCTTGCTCTAATTGGGTTGATTTATGCACCAATTTATATTTATAGACTCAATTACTTTTTGTCTGCTGCTGTTATAATTGTAGTTGCTCACCAAATATTTGCTCCTGACTCGTCTGATGAAGTAAGAGAAAGTGGAGATGAGGACCATACTAAATATGATCAAATCAAAACAAAACTAGAATAA
- the LOC123683421 gene encoding sialin-like isoform X2, with protein sequence MVNLFCRLPERAVLALMLFSACAISYMLRVNLSINIIAMVKAPGTQYNKTSTYVPTCIARAVTNVTVREVSEEKFEKLTSEMEPEEDNKAPLLEWDPQTQGYVLGAYFWGQIFSCAPGGLVAERFGATKTVLVSTIIAAVCTFFIPMVAPLDWTMVWLLRLVTGIMGGVIYPSLHCLISRWAPPEEKGKFIGSLLGGSLGTVLTWPLLGIIIQKWGWPSSFFVPAVIAVLWCALWFFLVSDSPQDSTRISEEERTYIQNSLKGLGNTEKVIPPYLQIFTSGPVWAFIIAHFGNAWGLFFLMTSGPKYMSSVLGFKLDSSGFLSALPYLARMLFGFFFGFMGDVIRSNKWMKTTTIRKSFILCSHIIPGALLFLLTAAECDVVWTVTLITFSLGVNGASSITNLANSQDLSPAFAGSLYGIANTIGGTTGFISPFVVGYFTHEHNGIDEWRKIFYIGGAVYIITGLTFCIFGSGENQNFIIDEKPAKSEKDQETGIENSAFDGDDRKNNTTQI encoded by the exons ATGGTGAATCTGTTTT GTCGCCTGCCCGAAAGGGCAGTTTTAGCCCTCATGTTATTCTCAGCGTGTGCCATTTCCTACATGCTGAGGGTTAACCTTTCCATAAACATCATAGCAATGGTCAAAGCACCAGGAACACAATATAACAAAACATCGACATACGTACCAACATGTATAGCAAGAGCTGTAACGAATGTCACAGTACGGGAGGTTtcagaagaaaaatttgaaaaattgacatCAGAAATGGAACCGGAAGAG GACAACAAGGCTCCACTCCTTGAATGGGATCCCCAAACACAAGGCTATGTGCTAGGTGCTTACTTTTGGGGGCAAATCTTTTCTTGCGCCCCTGGGGGACTTGTTGCTGAAAGATTCGGGGCAACCAAAACAGTCTTAGTTTCTACCATTATTGCCGCAGTTTGTACCTTTTTCATACCTATGGTTGCACCTCTAGATTGGACCATGGTGTGGTTGTTGAGATTAGTCACAGGAATTATGGGG GGAGTAATTTATCCATCTTTGCATTGTCTCATCTCGAGATGGGCTCCACCGGAGGAAAAAGGAAAATTCATCGGATCACTCCTTGGAGGCAGTTTGGGCACAGTTCTGACTTGGCCTTTACTTGGCATAATCATTCAGAAATGGGGATGGCCTTCATCATTCTTCGTTCCAGCTGTCATTGCTGTTCTATGGTGTGCCCTGTGGTTCTTCCTGGTTTCGGATTCACCACAAGACAGTACTAGAATTAGTGAAGAAGAACGGACGTACATCCAAAACAGCTTGAAGGGATTGGGTAACACCGAAAAG GTTATCCCTCCTTACCTCCAAATCTTCACATCTGGACCCGTTTGGGCTTTCATAATAGCACATTTCGGAAACGCATGGGGTCTATTCTTCCTAATGACATCAGGCCCTAAATACATGTCTTCCGTCTTGGGCTTCAAACTGGATAGTTCTGGCTTCCTATCAGCCCTCCCATACTTAGCCAGGATGTTGTTTGGTTTCTTCTTCGGCTTCATGGGCGATGTGATTCGGTCGAACAAGTGGATGAAGACTACGACCATCAGGAAATCTTTTATCTTATGCT CCCATATCATCCCAGGAGCACTACTTTTCCTTCTGACAGCTGCTGAATGTGACGTTGTCTGGACAGTCACTCTAATAACATTTTCTCTTGGAGTTAACGGTGCTTCATCGATAACCAATCTGGCCAACTCCCAAGATCTCTCACCAGCGTTTGCCGGCAGCTTGTATGGAATAGCAAACACAATTGGAGGTACCACTGGGTTCATTTCGCCCTTTGTCGTTGGCTATTTCACCCATGAACAC AATGGTATTGATGAGTGGCGTAAGATATTCTACATAGGCGGTGCTGTGTACATCATCACAGGATTAACCTTCTGCATCTTTGGCAGTGGAGAAAACCAAAACTTCATAATTGATGAGAAACCAGCGAAATCAGAAAAAGATCAGGAGACAGGCATTGAGAACAGCGCCTTCGATGGCGATGATCGTAAAAACAACACAACACAAATTTAA
- the LOC123683421 gene encoding sialin-like isoform X1: protein MFLQLLKRGRLPERAVLALMLFSACAISYMLRVNLSINIIAMVKAPGTQYNKTSTYVPTCIARAVTNVTVREVSEEKFEKLTSEMEPEEDNKAPLLEWDPQTQGYVLGAYFWGQIFSCAPGGLVAERFGATKTVLVSTIIAAVCTFFIPMVAPLDWTMVWLLRLVTGIMGGVIYPSLHCLISRWAPPEEKGKFIGSLLGGSLGTVLTWPLLGIIIQKWGWPSSFFVPAVIAVLWCALWFFLVSDSPQDSTRISEEERTYIQNSLKGLGNTEKVIPPYLQIFTSGPVWAFIIAHFGNAWGLFFLMTSGPKYMSSVLGFKLDSSGFLSALPYLARMLFGFFFGFMGDVIRSNKWMKTTTIRKSFILCSHIIPGALLFLLTAAECDVVWTVTLITFSLGVNGASSITNLANSQDLSPAFAGSLYGIANTIGGTTGFISPFVVGYFTHEHNGIDEWRKIFYIGGAVYIITGLTFCIFGSGENQNFIIDEKPAKSEKDQETGIENSAFDGDDRKNNTTQI from the exons ATGTTTCTGCAACTTCTTAAAAGAG GTCGCCTGCCCGAAAGGGCAGTTTTAGCCCTCATGTTATTCTCAGCGTGTGCCATTTCCTACATGCTGAGGGTTAACCTTTCCATAAACATCATAGCAATGGTCAAAGCACCAGGAACACAATATAACAAAACATCGACATACGTACCAACATGTATAGCAAGAGCTGTAACGAATGTCACAGTACGGGAGGTTtcagaagaaaaatttgaaaaattgacatCAGAAATGGAACCGGAAGAG GACAACAAGGCTCCACTCCTTGAATGGGATCCCCAAACACAAGGCTATGTGCTAGGTGCTTACTTTTGGGGGCAAATCTTTTCTTGCGCCCCTGGGGGACTTGTTGCTGAAAGATTCGGGGCAACCAAAACAGTCTTAGTTTCTACCATTATTGCCGCAGTTTGTACCTTTTTCATACCTATGGTTGCACCTCTAGATTGGACCATGGTGTGGTTGTTGAGATTAGTCACAGGAATTATGGGG GGAGTAATTTATCCATCTTTGCATTGTCTCATCTCGAGATGGGCTCCACCGGAGGAAAAAGGAAAATTCATCGGATCACTCCTTGGAGGCAGTTTGGGCACAGTTCTGACTTGGCCTTTACTTGGCATAATCATTCAGAAATGGGGATGGCCTTCATCATTCTTCGTTCCAGCTGTCATTGCTGTTCTATGGTGTGCCCTGTGGTTCTTCCTGGTTTCGGATTCACCACAAGACAGTACTAGAATTAGTGAAGAAGAACGGACGTACATCCAAAACAGCTTGAAGGGATTGGGTAACACCGAAAAG GTTATCCCTCCTTACCTCCAAATCTTCACATCTGGACCCGTTTGGGCTTTCATAATAGCACATTTCGGAAACGCATGGGGTCTATTCTTCCTAATGACATCAGGCCCTAAATACATGTCTTCCGTCTTGGGCTTCAAACTGGATAGTTCTGGCTTCCTATCAGCCCTCCCATACTTAGCCAGGATGTTGTTTGGTTTCTTCTTCGGCTTCATGGGCGATGTGATTCGGTCGAACAAGTGGATGAAGACTACGACCATCAGGAAATCTTTTATCTTATGCT CCCATATCATCCCAGGAGCACTACTTTTCCTTCTGACAGCTGCTGAATGTGACGTTGTCTGGACAGTCACTCTAATAACATTTTCTCTTGGAGTTAACGGTGCTTCATCGATAACCAATCTGGCCAACTCCCAAGATCTCTCACCAGCGTTTGCCGGCAGCTTGTATGGAATAGCAAACACAATTGGAGGTACCACTGGGTTCATTTCGCCCTTTGTCGTTGGCTATTTCACCCATGAACAC AATGGTATTGATGAGTGGCGTAAGATATTCTACATAGGCGGTGCTGTGTACATCATCACAGGATTAACCTTCTGCATCTTTGGCAGTGGAGAAAACCAAAACTTCATAATTGATGAGAAACCAGCGAAATCAGAAAAAGATCAGGAGACAGGCATTGAGAACAGCGCCTTCGATGGCGATGATCGTAAAAACAACACAACACAAATTTAA
- the LOC123683422 gene encoding DNA polymerase subunit gamma-2, mitochondrial, which produces MFRKIVDFCTRNSFLKIVESSPTNQLLLEQGLPGTLLEENLRREWFDNFLNSKEIPVFYSKGDFKDTFIYAKSLMNNMMPFGIIEVIPITNKLPDIKKGPINLSDSSELTGNFSDYFLNDSRLLYTVFMAPSMANQLFHQIQRQRKIWWRKISASPGRYHLSDIQNGDLNCSKSFVNISAKYKWGKRTLESISLFSNKYPGFTSYELLVKDGRKDIAAIYIQSETNLSHLFLNSLCDAYEEPLFQNEKRPLLRFHRKIAPFKISFSIPSSTNAEALKELQDLALYLTKLLRNNYITTLLLPLNTRKTLEAQYKQYDELGIPFTIYLNENTLKDGITWLRSRDSTLKEQVHVAELVRYIEKIYKNF; this is translated from the exons atgtttcGAAAAATAGTAGATTTTTGTACTAGAAATTCTTTTcttaaaattgttgaaagttCTCCCACAAATCAATTGCTACTAGAACAGGGATTACCTGGTACTCTTTTGGAAGAAAATTTAAGGAGGGAAtggtttgataattttttgaatagtaAGGAAATACCAGTATTCTATAGTAAAGGCGATTTCAAGGATACTTTTATTTATGCAaaaagtttaatgaataatatGATGCCATTTGGAATTATTGAAGTAATACCTATAACAAATAAATTACCGGATATAAAAAAAGGTCCAATTAACTTGAGTGATTCATCTGAGTTAACAGGAAATTTCTCTGATTATTTCTTGAATGATTCTAGGTTATTATACACTGTTTTTATGGCTCCTTCTATGGCAAATCAGTTATTCCACCAAATACAGAGACAGAGGAAAATTTGGTGGCGAAAG ATTTCAGCATCACCGGGCCGCTATCATTTGAGTGATATCCAGAATGGTGATTTGAATTGTTCTAAGAGTTTTGTGAATATAAGTGCCAAATATAAATGGGGAAAACGAACACTTGAATCTATAAGTTTGTTTTCCAACAAATATCCAGGATTCACTAGCTATGAGTTGTTG GTTAAAGATGGAAGAAAAGACATAGCAGCTATTTATATTCAGAGTGAAACTAATTTATCACACCTTTTCCTGAACTCATTGTGTGATGCTTATGAAGAACcactatttcaaaatgaaaaaaggccTTTACTAAGGTTCCACAGGAAAATTGCTCCATTCAAAATATCTTTCTCTATTCCTTCATCAA CAAATGCCGAGGCCTTAAAGGAACTTCAAGACTTGGCTTTATATCTAACTAAATTATTGCGAAACAATTACATTACAACATTGCTTCTTCCATTGAATACAAGGAAAACTTTAGAAGCACAATACAAACAGTATGATGAATTAGGAATACCTTTTACTATCTACCTAAATGAGAATACTTTGAAAGATGGAATAACTTGGTTGAGAAGTCGTGATTCAACTTTGAAG gaaCAAGTGCATGTAGCAGAGCTGGTTCGATACATAGAAAAAATTTACAAGAATTTTTGA
- the LOC123683429 gene encoding glutamyl-tRNA(Gln) amidotransferase subunit C, mitochondrial gives MNANARFCSFSNKKYLIIFNRVLSNSTHNCLKPIVRIKSNKIWNNKPQDPVKIDQETVNLLERLSLVDCANENSLKLIENAVNFASVIHSVDTEGVEPLVTVSEDRPLALREDIVLEDFCKEQILSNAKLTEEDYFVVPPGNVPIETDELFEKSGKIIKN, from the exons atgaacgcAAACGCAAGATTctgttcattttcaaataagaaatacCTTATCATTTTTAATAGAGTTTTGAGCAACTCTACTCATAATTGTTTGAAGCCAATTGTACGTATCAAATCCAACAAAATTTGGAATAACAAACCACAAGATCCAGTTAAAATTGACCAAGAAACTGTGAATCTTTTAGAAAGATTATCATTAGTGGATTGTGCGAATGAAAACAGTTTGAAACTGATAGAAAATGCAGTGAATTTTGCTAGTGTAATTCATTCTGTAGATACTGAAGGTGTCGAACCTCTTGTCACTGTTTCCGAAGATAG ACCACTGGCTTTGAGGGAAGATATTGTACTAGAGGATTTTTGTAAAGAGCAAATTCTAAGTAATGCAAAATTAACTGAAGAGGATTACTTTGTTGTGCCTCCTGGAAATGTACCAATAGAAACagatgaattatttgaaaaatcaggaaaaattataaaaaattga